One Platichthys flesus chromosome 14, fPlaFle2.1, whole genome shotgun sequence genomic region harbors:
- the ccl25a gene encoding C-C motif chemokine 21b → MRFYLTILLLGLSCVCLTLAQVSYEDCCLKYVKHISQRHAVGYRLQEQDGGCNIPAVIFIMKRGRVFCTNPKESWVQNLMDKIDQMGRYGKRPGRRPYRLQKNRG, encoded by the exons ATGCGGTTCTACCTGACGATCCTCCTGCTGGGActgtcctgtgtctgtctcacgCTGGCACAAG TGTCCTATGAAGACTGCTGTCTGAAGTATGTGAAACACATAAGCCAGAGACATGCAGTGGGTTACAGACTGCAGGAGCAGGACGGCGGCTGCAACATCCCTGCTGTGAT CTTCATCATGAAGAGGGGGCGTGTGTTTTGCACCAACCCCAAAGAGTCATGGGTCCAGAATCTGATGGATAAGATCGACCAAATGGGAAGATATGGCAAAAGACCCGGGAGACGG CCCTATCGACTGCAGAAGAACAGAGGCTGA